Proteins encoded together in one Juglans regia cultivar Chandler chromosome 9, Walnut 2.0, whole genome shotgun sequence window:
- the LOC108983805 gene encoding ABC transporter A family member 2-like — MSLRRGFPLLFQQYTALLKKNLLLSWRNKRATFLQLFSSFFFVFLIFCIQEAIQARYSTSTSYKSVPDPKPLFSPPIPPCEDKFYTRLPCFDFLWSGNETAAARTIVDRIMANNPGRPIPSTKVQSFRTPNDVDAWLVNNPMRCPGALHFVQRNATIISYGIQTNSTPAAVRGNYEDPTFKFQIPLQIAAEREIARLLIGDPNLSWVVGFKEFAHPAVEIFSAVATVGPTFFLAAAMFAFVFNISSLITEKELKLRQAMSMMGLYDSAYWLSWLTWEGILTLLSSVFLVLFGMLFQFDFFLNNSFEVVLLVFFLFQLNMIGFAFMLSAFISKSSSSTTVGFSIFIVGFMTQLVTVFGFPYTDSFSTTLRAIWSLFPPNLLAAALNLLAEATSTPQDVGITWSRRAKCAPNDTECVITIDDIYKWLVATFLLWFVLAIYFDNIIPNASGVRKSVFYFLNPGYWTGRGGSKVREGRICSCIGSVPQQEHITPDDGDVLEEENRVKHQTQEGVVDPDVAVQIRGLVKSYPGTRQFGCCKCQKTPSYHAVRGLWVNFARNQLFCLLGPNGAGKTTTINCLTGITPVTGGDALIYGSSVRSSVGMSDIRRIIGVCPQFDILWDALSGQEHLHLFSCIKGLPPASIRSITQKSLEEVRLTEAAKIRAGSYSGGMKRRLSVAIALIGDPKLVILDEPTTGMDPITRRHVWDIINDAKKGRAIVLTTHSMEEADILSDRIGIMAKGRLRCIGTSIRLKSRFGTGFIANVSFLGRTNGQTTPIHALSNGAAVSTIHHEAVKEFFKDQLDVVPKEENKAFLTFVIPHDRERLLTKFFEELEDRKEEFGISDIQLGLTTLEEVFLNIARQAELESAAIEGRLETLTLTSGAPVQIPVGARFVGIPGTESEENPRGIMVEVYWEQDDSGALCISDHSAEIPVPPNVPTMPSATTSERNFLGRAGTVRGVVINPDLIGITN; from the exons ATGAGCTTACGGCGCGGTTTTCCGTTGCTGTTTCAGCAATACACCGCGCTTCTGAAGAAGAACCTCCTGCTCTCATGGCGGAACAAGAGGGCGACCTTTCTTCAGCTTTTTTCCTCCTTCTTCTTCGTCTTTCTCATCTTCTGCATCCAGGAGGCCATCCAGGCTCGCtactccacctccacctcctaTAAGAGTGTCCCCGATCCCAAACCCCTGTTCTCGCCTCCGATTCCGCCCTGTGAGGACAAGTTCTATACCAGGCTCCCTTGCTTTGACTTTCTGTGGAGCGGAAACGAGACCGCCGCGGCTCGGACCATTGTGGATCGCATCATGGCGAATAACCCTGGGAGGCCGATTCCTTCGACTAAG GTTCAATCATTTCGAACGCCAAATGACGTAGACGCATGGCTTGTTAATAATCCTATGAGGTGTCCAGGAGCTTTGCATTTTGTGCAAAGAAATGCTACAATAATTAGCTACGGCATACAGACTAATTCAACTCCAGCTGCAGTGCGAGGGAATTATGAAGATCCcacatttaaatttcaaataccaCTTCAAATTGCGGCAGAGCGTGAGATTGCGAGATTGCTGATTGGAG ATCCAAACTTAAGCTGGGTTGTCGGGTTCAAGGAATTCGCGCACCCTGCAGTGGAAATTTTTTCTGCAGTGGCTACAGTAGGACCAACCTTTTTCCTTGCAGCCGCCATGTTcgcttttgtttttaatatcaGTTCTTTGATCACAGAGAAAGAGCTTAAACTTCGGCAG GCAATGAGTATGATGGGTCTTTATGATTCTGCTTACTGGCTCTCGTGGCTCACGTGGGAGGGAATTCTTACGCTTCTCTCCTCAGTATTCTTAGTTCTCTTTGGGATGCTCTTTCAGTTTGATTTTTTCTTGAACAACAGTTTTGAAGTAGTGTTACTTGTGTTCTTTCTTTTCCAACTTAATATG ATTGGCTTTGCCTTCATGTTGTCAGCCTTCATTAGCAAATCCTCTTCATCCACAACAGTGGGTTTCTCCATATTTATTGTTGGCTTCATGACTCAG CTTGTTACAGTATTTGGATTTCCATACACTGACAGCTTCTCTACCACCTTAAGAGCTATCTGGTCGTTATTCCCTCCTAATCTTCTTGCTGCAGCTCTAAATCTGCTTGCTGAAGCAACTTCAACCCCTCAAGATGTTGGGATTACTTGGAGTAGACGTGCCAAGTGTGCACCAAACGATACAGAATGCGTAATAACGATT GATGATATTTACAAATGGCTGGTTGCTACATTCTTACTATGGTTTGTATTGGCCATCTACTTCGATAACATAATCCCAAATGCATCTGGTGTGAGAAAATCTGTGTTTTACTTTCTAAACCCTGGGTATTGGACAGGGAGAGGTGGAAGCAAAGTGAGAG AGGGTAGGATTTGTAGTTGCATTGGTTCAGTTCCACAGCAGGAGCATATTACTCCAGATGACGGAGATGTCCTTGAAGAGGAAAACAGAGTAAAACATCAAACACAGGAAGGTGTGGTTGATCCAGACGTTGCTGTTCAGATCCGTGGTCTTGTAAAGTCATATCCTGGGACTAGGCAGTTTGGTTGTTGTAAATGTCAGAAGACTCCATCATACCATGCTGTTAGG GGCTTATGGGTGAACTTTGCAAGGAATCAGTTATTTTGTCTTCTTGGACCTAATGGGGCAGGGAAAACTACAACAATTAACTGTTTAACTGGCATTACGCCAGTGACAGGAGGAGAtg CATTGATATATGGAAGTTCAGTCCGAAGCTCAGTTGGCATGTCAGACATTCGAAGAATTATAGGTGTTTGTCCCCAG TTTGATATCCTTTGGGATGCATTGTCTGGCCAAGAGCACCTCCACCTCTTTTCTTGTATTAAAGGCCTACCCCCAGCTTCTATAAGATCG ATTACTCAGAAGTCATTGGAAGAGGTGAGACTCACTGAGGCAGCCAAAATTAGAGCAGGGAGTTACAGTGGAGGAATGAAACGTCGCCTCAGTGTTGCAATAGCTCTCATTGGTGATCCAAAGTTAGTCATTTTGGATGAACCG ACAACTGGTATGGATCCAATAACAAGGAGGCATGTTTGGGACATAATAAATGATGCAAAGAAAGGGCGTGCCATTGTCCTAACAACACATTCAATGGAAGAAGCCGACATTTTGAGTGACCGCATAGGAATCATGGCCAAGGGTAGGCTTCGCTGCATTGGAACCTCAATCAGGTTAAAGTCACGGTTTGGCACTGGCTTCATTGCTAATGTTAGCTTCTTGGGAAGAACAAATGGACAAACTACCCCGATTCATGCTCTTTCCAATGGGGCTGCAGTTTCTACAATTCATCACGAGGCTGTGAAGGAATTCTTTAAAGAT CAATTGGATGTAGTACCAAAAGAGGAGAATAAAGCCTTTTTGACTTTTGTGATTCCTCATGATAGAGAGAGGCTTTTAACg AAATTTTTCGAGGAGCTCGAAGATAGAAAAGAAGAATTTGGTATATCTGACATCCAACTGGGTCTTACAACTCTGGAAGAAGTTTTCTTGAATATAGCAAGGCAGGCAGAGCTAGAGAGTGCTGCAATTGAAGGGAGGTTGGAAACTCTTACTTTAACATCCGGAGCCCCAGTTCAG ATACCTGTAGGAGCCAGGTTTGTGGGGATTCCAGGAACAGAATCTGAAGAGAATCCAAGAGGAATAATGGTGGAAGTGTACTGGGAGCAAGATGATTCTGGTGCCCTCTGCATTTCTGACCACTCAGCCGAGATTCCAGTCCCTCCTAATGTTCCAACAATGCCTTCAGCAACCACTTCTGAAAGAAATTTCTTAGGCCGGGCAGGAACAGTCCGTGGAGTTGTGATCAATCCCGATCTAATTggtattacaaattaa
- the LOC108983804 gene encoding uncharacterized protein LOC108983804 isoform X2: MEDLSNDQTNTPLPGSAKQKLQRYALRSGNKSKDETSPVAELPNPSASKRGISTASVSKSVGVLDLSIKDKSVKPPRRLSIPAKSTVRPAPKLAGNITPISEARVRSSATGQGKSDTPVSNVSRTTSRKKFSVLSSASYWISQIKLSESAAKHSISLGFFKLALEAGCEPLQRMRDELKLYAQRYNNLSEYGEPLKELFERYNISESTEQLQVSETYSQVPEEGTRSSDDDVHSSSSTAGNRRLKPRSLNTDATQASEVSKSAKQDTIQKKSRTIGTRGSLNKNSANSKSVSEPGDRKLPKKPEKPTKLESNKEKDKMKQGKKSSAKAVRVSTLPAENMPQENKENMDAALPIEEIGLTGVS, translated from the exons ATGGAGGATTTATCCAATGACCAGACCAACACTCCGCTCCCAG GATCAGCAAAACAGAAGCTTCAGCGGTACGCGCTGCGGTCGGGGAATAAATCCAAGGACGAAACATCTCCGGTAGCCGAATTGCCGAACCCTTCTGCATCTAAGCG aGGGATTTCTACAGCAAGTGTGAGTAAAAGTGTTGGCGTTCTTGATCTCTCTATTAAGGACAAGTCTGTTAAGCCACCTAGAAGGCTCTCCATTCCTGCCAAGTCGACTGTCCGTCCTGCACCAAAGCTGGCTGGAAACATCACTCCAATTTCAGAGGCTAGGGTGAGAAGCTCTGCTACTGGTCAGGGGAAAAGTGATACGCCTGTTTCCAATGTTTCCAGAACAACAAGCCGGAAGAAGTTCAGTGTTTTGTCATCAGCATCGTATTGGATATCTCAGATTAAGCTCTCTGAATCTGCCGCTAAGCACTCAATTTCACTTGGCTTTTTTAAACTTGCCTTGGAGGCAGGATGCGAG CCTCTTCAGCGAATGCGGGATGAGCTCAAGTTGTATGCTCAACGATATAATAATCTCAGTGAATATGGGGAGCCTTTGAAGGAATTATTTGAAAGGTATAATATCTCAGAAAGCACAGAGCAGTTGCAGGTCTCTGAAACCTATTCTCAGGTGCCTGAAGAGGGAACTCGATCATCTGATGATGATGTCCATAGCTCTTCTTCTACTGCGGGAAATAGGAGACTGAAGCCCAGGTCTTTGAACACTGATGCTACTCAAGCTTCGGAAGTAAGCAAATCAGCCAAGCAGGATACTATTCAGAAGAAGAGTCGCACAATCGGGACTAGGGGATCTTTGAATAAGAATTCTGCCAATTCAAAGTCTGTTTCAGAGCCTGGGGATCGTAAATTGCCAAAGAAACCCGAGAAGCCAACTAAGCTGGAATCCAATAAAGAAAAGGACAAAATGAAACAGGGAAAGAAATCTTCTGCTAAAGCAG TTCGAGTCAGCACTTTGCCAGCTGAGAATATGCCCCAGgagaacaaagaaaatatg GATGCTGCTCTCCCAATAGAAGAGATCGGCTTGACCGGAGTCAGTTAG
- the LOC108983804 gene encoding uncharacterized protein LOC108983804 isoform X1 — protein sequence MEDLSNDQTNTPLPAGSAKQKLQRYALRSGNKSKDETSPVAELPNPSASKRGISTASVSKSVGVLDLSIKDKSVKPPRRLSIPAKSTVRPAPKLAGNITPISEARVRSSATGQGKSDTPVSNVSRTTSRKKFSVLSSASYWISQIKLSESAAKHSISLGFFKLALEAGCEPLQRMRDELKLYAQRYNNLSEYGEPLKELFERYNISESTEQLQVSETYSQVPEEGTRSSDDDVHSSSSTAGNRRLKPRSLNTDATQASEVSKSAKQDTIQKKSRTIGTRGSLNKNSANSKSVSEPGDRKLPKKPEKPTKLESNKEKDKMKQGKKSSAKAVRVSTLPAENMPQENKENMDAALPIEEIGLTGVS from the exons ATGGAGGATTTATCCAATGACCAGACCAACACTCCGCTCCCAG CAGGATCAGCAAAACAGAAGCTTCAGCGGTACGCGCTGCGGTCGGGGAATAAATCCAAGGACGAAACATCTCCGGTAGCCGAATTGCCGAACCCTTCTGCATCTAAGCG aGGGATTTCTACAGCAAGTGTGAGTAAAAGTGTTGGCGTTCTTGATCTCTCTATTAAGGACAAGTCTGTTAAGCCACCTAGAAGGCTCTCCATTCCTGCCAAGTCGACTGTCCGTCCTGCACCAAAGCTGGCTGGAAACATCACTCCAATTTCAGAGGCTAGGGTGAGAAGCTCTGCTACTGGTCAGGGGAAAAGTGATACGCCTGTTTCCAATGTTTCCAGAACAACAAGCCGGAAGAAGTTCAGTGTTTTGTCATCAGCATCGTATTGGATATCTCAGATTAAGCTCTCTGAATCTGCCGCTAAGCACTCAATTTCACTTGGCTTTTTTAAACTTGCCTTGGAGGCAGGATGCGAG CCTCTTCAGCGAATGCGGGATGAGCTCAAGTTGTATGCTCAACGATATAATAATCTCAGTGAATATGGGGAGCCTTTGAAGGAATTATTTGAAAGGTATAATATCTCAGAAAGCACAGAGCAGTTGCAGGTCTCTGAAACCTATTCTCAGGTGCCTGAAGAGGGAACTCGATCATCTGATGATGATGTCCATAGCTCTTCTTCTACTGCGGGAAATAGGAGACTGAAGCCCAGGTCTTTGAACACTGATGCTACTCAAGCTTCGGAAGTAAGCAAATCAGCCAAGCAGGATACTATTCAGAAGAAGAGTCGCACAATCGGGACTAGGGGATCTTTGAATAAGAATTCTGCCAATTCAAAGTCTGTTTCAGAGCCTGGGGATCGTAAATTGCCAAAGAAACCCGAGAAGCCAACTAAGCTGGAATCCAATAAAGAAAAGGACAAAATGAAACAGGGAAAGAAATCTTCTGCTAAAGCAG TTCGAGTCAGCACTTTGCCAGCTGAGAATATGCCCCAGgagaacaaagaaaatatg GATGCTGCTCTCCCAATAGAAGAGATCGGCTTGACCGGAGTCAGTTAG